The following proteins are encoded in a genomic region of Reichenbachiella sp.:
- a CDS encoding energy transducer TonB: MEATLEKNRKNGLRKNRKERGPVSEKKEVHYDIEPEAPVYETIVLKEQDYDELMAWKRQRRETQDNRSTMFFFIGLALALTMVIVAFEWKFVDDAVITELTMDNADWEEIQDIPQTTQPPPPPPQQVIQQPVIVEVPDEEILEEIEVDMDVEITEDMAVEEVEFEMVIEEEKAEEIFMIVEDKPEPKGGVKAFYQYVAENVRYPNKAREDKIQGRVFVQFVVNSKGQISDVVTVKGIGGGCDEEAVRIVSAAPDWNPGKQRGKPVSVRMVLPITFKLF, from the coding sequence ATGGAAGCAACACTTGAAAAAAACCGAAAAAATGGCCTCCGGAAAAATAGAAAAGAAAGGGGACCTGTAAGCGAGAAAAAGGAAGTTCATTATGATATAGAACCTGAAGCTCCAGTTTATGAAACCATTGTTCTGAAAGAACAAGATTATGATGAGCTCATGGCCTGGAAGAGACAAAGAAGAGAAACTCAGGATAACCGGAGTACCATGTTCTTTTTTATTGGGCTGGCACTTGCACTTACTATGGTCATCGTAGCATTCGAATGGAAGTTTGTAGACGATGCAGTGATAACAGAATTAACCATGGATAATGCAGATTGGGAAGAAATTCAAGACATTCCTCAGACTACTCAGCCACCACCACCTCCGCCACAGCAGGTTATTCAGCAACCCGTAATTGTGGAAGTACCTGATGAGGAGATTCTTGAAGAGATTGAAGTGGATATGGATGTTGAGATTACTGAGGACATGGCGGTAGAGGAAGTGGAATTTGAGATGGTGATTGAGGAAGAAAAGGCGGAAGAAATTTTCATGATCGTAGAGGACAAACCTGAACCTAAAGGTGGGGTAAAGGCCTTCTATCAATATGTGGCTGAAAATGTTAGATATCCTAATAAAGCCAGAGAAGATAAAATTCAAGGGCGAGTATTTGTTCAATTTGTAGTGAATAGCAAGGGGCAAATTAGTGATGTTGTAACAGTTAAAGGAATTGGAGGTGGATGCGATGAAGAAGCAGTAAGAATAGTAAGTGCGGCTCCAGATTGGAATCCGGGCAAGCAACGGGGCAAACCTGTAAGCGTGAGAATGGTGCTCCCAATTACGTTCAAGCTATTTTGA